A window of the Cicer arietinum cultivar CDC Frontier isolate Library 1 chromosome 6, Cicar.CDCFrontier_v2.0, whole genome shotgun sequence genome harbors these coding sequences:
- the LOC101489646 gene encoding ultraviolet-B receptor UVR8-like isoform X2, protein MNGEGCETLQRVNEKLVYMWGYLPGALPQRTPLLTPVQVRVPPSCYSWKDVSGGGCGFAMAISEPGKLITWGSTDDLGQSYVTSGKHGEIPEPFPLPSEVSIVKAASGWAHCVAATDCGEVYTWGWKECIPSGKIFGEPLTGVSPEKDVQGRQSPFLTEQVSRHSQVSKSTRGTVSSGEESTKRRKVSSAKQTAETPSSGDDILTAMPCLVTLNPGVRIASVAAGGRHTLALSDIGQVWGWGYGGEGQLGLGSRIRMCGQGSTDDELSPICVSSLLGIRIDGVAAGLWHTVCTSADGDVYAFGGNQFGQLGTGDDQAETLPRLLDCPSLENINVKTVSCGARHTALVTDNGKVFCWGWNKYGQLGLGDIIDRNVPSEVTIEGCVAKNVACGWWHTLLLAESPT, encoded by the exons ATGAATGGTGAGGGGTGTGAAACATTGCAAAGAGTGAATGAGAAATTGGTTTACATGTGGGGTTATCTACCAGGAGCTTTACCGCAAAGGACGCCTCTTTTGACGCCGGTTCAAGTTAGGGTTCCGCCGTCTTGTTACAGCTGGAAGGATGTTTCCGGTGGTGGTTGTGGATTCGCCATGGCTATTTCTG AGCCAGGAAAGCTCATAACATGGGGTTCGACAGATGATCTAGGTCAAAGCTATGTGACGTCTGGCAAACACGGG gAAATTCCAGAGCCTTTTCCTCTTCCAAGTGAAGTGTCTATTGTAAAAGCTGCTTCTGGGTGGGCACATTGTGTTGCTGCAACGG ATTGTGGAGAAGTTTACACATGGGGATGGAAGGAATGTATTCCTTCTGGGAAGATATTTGGTGAACCTTTGACAGGGGTAAGTCCCGAAAAAGATGTACAAGGAAGGCAGAGTCCATTCTTGACAGAGCAAG TGAGCCGTCATTCTCAAGTCTCAAAATCCACACGAGGAACTGTTTCTAGTGGAGAAGAAAGTACTAAGAGAAGGAAAGTATCTTCAGCAAAGCAAACAGCTGAAACCCCATCATCTGGTGATGATATTCTAACAGCAATGCCGTGTCTTGTCACTCTAAATCCAGGGGTAAGGATAGCAAGTGTTGCTGCCGGTGGGCGTCATACCCTAGCTTTGTCAG ATATAGGACAGGTGTGGGGCTGGGGCTATGGAGGTGAAGGGCAGCTTGGTCTGGGTTCCAGAATACGTATG TGCGGGCAAGGAAGTACCGACGATGAACTAAGTCCGATTTGCGTATCTTCCTTATTGGGTATTCGAATAGACGGAGTTGCTGCAGGTCTGTGGCATACTGTCTGTACATCTGCTGATGGTGATGTATACGCATTTGGTGGAAACCAGTTTGGGCAGCTGGGAACCGGTGATGATCAAGCTGAG ACTCTACCAAGACTACTGGATTGTCCGAGCTTGGAAAATATAAATGTAAAGACCGTATCTTGTGGGGCTCGTCACACTGCACTAGTAACAG ATAATGGAAAAGTCTTCTGCTGGGGATGGAACAAGTATGGACAG CTGGGCCTTGGGGACATCATTGACCGCAACGTTCCTTCCGAAGTCACAATTGAAGGTTGTGTAGCTAAAAACGTTGCATGTGGTTGGTGGCACACTCTTCTTTTGGCAGAGTCACCCACTTGA
- the LOC101489646 gene encoding ultraviolet-B receptor UVR8-like isoform X1, whose protein sequence is MNGEGCETLQRVNEKLVYMWGYLPGALPQRTPLLTPVQVRVPPSCYSWKDVSGGGCGFAMAISEPGKLITWGSTDDLGQSYVTSGKHGEIPEPFPLPSEVSIVKAASGWAHCVAATDCGEVYTWGWKECIPSGKIFGEPLTGVSPEKDVQGRQSPFLTEQVSRHSQVSKSTRGTVSSGEESTKRRKVSSAKQTAETPSSGDDILTAMPCLVTLNPGVRIASVAAGGRHTLALSDIGQVWGWGYGGEGQLGLGSRIRMVSSPHLVPCIDSSSYGKDLSTSLAQGSMSSEGQNFRIPGSYIKSIACGGRHSAVITDAGAVLAFGWGLYGQCGQGSTDDELSPICVSSLLGIRIDGVAAGLWHTVCTSADGDVYAFGGNQFGQLGTGDDQAETLPRLLDCPSLENINVKTVSCGARHTALVTDNGKVFCWGWNKYGQLGLGDIIDRNVPSEVTIEGCVAKNVACGWWHTLLLAESPT, encoded by the exons ATGAATGGTGAGGGGTGTGAAACATTGCAAAGAGTGAATGAGAAATTGGTTTACATGTGGGGTTATCTACCAGGAGCTTTACCGCAAAGGACGCCTCTTTTGACGCCGGTTCAAGTTAGGGTTCCGCCGTCTTGTTACAGCTGGAAGGATGTTTCCGGTGGTGGTTGTGGATTCGCCATGGCTATTTCTG AGCCAGGAAAGCTCATAACATGGGGTTCGACAGATGATCTAGGTCAAAGCTATGTGACGTCTGGCAAACACGGG gAAATTCCAGAGCCTTTTCCTCTTCCAAGTGAAGTGTCTATTGTAAAAGCTGCTTCTGGGTGGGCACATTGTGTTGCTGCAACGG ATTGTGGAGAAGTTTACACATGGGGATGGAAGGAATGTATTCCTTCTGGGAAGATATTTGGTGAACCTTTGACAGGGGTAAGTCCCGAAAAAGATGTACAAGGAAGGCAGAGTCCATTCTTGACAGAGCAAG TGAGCCGTCATTCTCAAGTCTCAAAATCCACACGAGGAACTGTTTCTAGTGGAGAAGAAAGTACTAAGAGAAGGAAAGTATCTTCAGCAAAGCAAACAGCTGAAACCCCATCATCTGGTGATGATATTCTAACAGCAATGCCGTGTCTTGTCACTCTAAATCCAGGGGTAAGGATAGCAAGTGTTGCTGCCGGTGGGCGTCATACCCTAGCTTTGTCAG ATATAGGACAGGTGTGGGGCTGGGGCTATGGAGGTGAAGGGCAGCTTGGTCTGGGTTCCAGAATACGTATGGTATCCTCTCCTCACCTTGTTCCTTGTATTGATTCCTCTTCTTATGGCAAAGATTTATCAACATCACTGGCTCAAGGAAGCATGAGTTCAGAGGGACAAAATTTCAGGATTCCTGGAAGTTATATAAAGAGCATTGCCTGTGGAGGTCGACATAGTGCAGTAATCACAG ATGCTGGAGCGGTGCTTGCGTTTGGTTGGGGACTTTATGGACAG TGCGGGCAAGGAAGTACCGACGATGAACTAAGTCCGATTTGCGTATCTTCCTTATTGGGTATTCGAATAGACGGAGTTGCTGCAGGTCTGTGGCATACTGTCTGTACATCTGCTGATGGTGATGTATACGCATTTGGTGGAAACCAGTTTGGGCAGCTGGGAACCGGTGATGATCAAGCTGAG ACTCTACCAAGACTACTGGATTGTCCGAGCTTGGAAAATATAAATGTAAAGACCGTATCTTGTGGGGCTCGTCACACTGCACTAGTAACAG ATAATGGAAAAGTCTTCTGCTGGGGATGGAACAAGTATGGACAG CTGGGCCTTGGGGACATCATTGACCGCAACGTTCCTTCCGAAGTCACAATTGAAGGTTGTGTAGCTAAAAACGTTGCATGTGGTTGGTGGCACACTCTTCTTTTGGCAGAGTCACCCACTTGA